A genomic region of Antennarius striatus isolate MH-2024 chromosome 4, ASM4005453v1, whole genome shotgun sequence contains the following coding sequences:
- the LOC137593747 gene encoding protein MTSS 2-like isoform X2, translating to MESVEKECGALGGLFQAIVNDMKSSYPVWEDFCAKATKLHSQLRTTILAAVAFLDAFQKVADMATSSRGATRDVGSALTRMCMRHRSIEAKLRHFTNALMEGLVMPLQDRIEEWKKTANQLDKDHAKEYKRSRQEIKRKSLDTVKLQKKARKGRGNLRPQLDSAMQDVSDLYLLMEETEKQAVRRALLEERGRYCAFINMLQPMVNVEIAMLGEITHLQAIVDDLTLLTEDPHKLPAASEQVIRDLKGSDYSWSYQTPPSSPSSTGSRKSSMCSLLQMPSAGAHRLSSVSSHDSGFVSQDANTHSKPPSPMPSDIISQKSTSSASSEASETCQSVSECSSPTTDWAKSSSCEPSLASTVHRRMESVDKMEAPPSPLGYSGTQQDDPHRARIGTAAIAAKHGEPLSPAASTLAMVLTRGLSMEQQQKSSRDSLQYSSGYSTQTNTPSCSEDTIPSQGSDYECYSLNGDGDGEGQADFDKSSTIPRHSNIAQSYRRMIQTKRPASTAGLPAGKTLQGTANGAGGGGSAVITSGTATIRRTPSSKTGVRRTPSTSGPIPIRPPIVPVKTPTVPDSPGLPSPSVHRVGREEILYDPSTSDYTRASPKRMSLPDTAWGFGVGGVDRTVDAQQVPRMAAHGVEEDPLVAANRHSLVEKIGELAASAHALGEDQFPFRSSLPGDPTPRAPQASTSQTQEDKDMLVLIRRGVRLRKAVTDDRSAPRILR from the exons ATGGAGTCTGTGGAGAAGGAGTGCGGAGCGCTGGGTGGATTATTCCAGGCCATCGTGAACGACATGAAG AGCTCTTATCCTGTGTGGGAAGACTTCTGCGCCAAGGCCACAAAACTGCACTCTCAACTCAG GACCACAATTCTGGCAGCAGTGGCATTTTTAGATGCCTTTCAGAAGGTGGCAGACATGGCTACCAGCTCAAGAG GCGCCACGAGGGACGTCGGCTCAGCTCTGACACGGATGTGCATGCGACACCGTAGCATTGAGGCAAAATTACGCCACTTTACCAA TGCTCTCATGGAAGGGCTGGTTATGCCACTTCAGGACAGGATAGAGGAATGGAAGAAGACGGCTAATCAGCTGGACAAAGATCACGCCAAAG AATACAAGAGATCCCGTCAAGAAATCAAAAGGAAGTCACTGGATACTGTAAAACTCCAGAAAAAAGCAAGGAAAG GCCGAGGGAACTTGCGCCCCCAGCTGGACAGTGCCATGCAGGACGTCAGCGACTTGTACCTGCTGATGGAGGAGACGGAGAAGCAGGCGGTGCGCAGAGCCCTGTTGGAGGAGAGGGGGCGCTACTGCGCATTTATTAACATGCTGCAGCCTATGGTG AATGTAGAGATTGCCATGCTGGGAGAGATAACACATCTGCAGGCCATTGTTGATGACCTCACTTTGCTGACTGAAGACCCACACAAGCTCCCAGCAGCCAGTGAGCAG GTGATTCGGGACCTCAAAGGCTCTGACTATAGCTGGTCCTACCAGACCCCTCCTTCTTCTCCCAGCAGCACTGGCTCCAGGAAGAGTAGCATGTGCAG TCTCCTCCAGATGCCGTCTGCTGGAGCCCATCGACTCAGCAGTGTGTCCTCCCATGACTCAGGCTTTGTGTCCCAGGATGCCAACACACACTCTAAGCCTCCGTCACCCATGccctctgacatcatcagtcaG AAATCAACAAGCTCAGCCTCCTCTGAGGCTTCAGAAACTTGCCAGTCTGTCAGCGAGTGCAGCTCTCCTACGACG gactGGGCCAAATCAAGCTCGTGTGAGCCATCATTGGCCAGCACCGTTCATCGTCGGATGGAGTCTGTGGATAAAATGGAAGCACCACCCAGTCCACTGGGGTATTCTGGGACACAACAAGATGATCCTCATAGAGCGAGAATTGGCACAGCAGCCATTGCAGCCAAG CATGGTGAGCCCCTGTCTCCAGCAGCCAGTACTCTAGCTATGGTTCTGACCAGAGGTTTGAgcatggagcagcagcagaagagcAGCAGGGACTCTCTGCAGTACTCCAGCGGCTACAGCACTCAGACCAACACCCCGTCTTGCTCTGAGGACACCATACCCTCACAAG GGTCTGATTATGAGTGCTACTCCCTCAATGGAGATGGTGACGGTGAGGGACAGGCAGATTTTGACAAGTCCTCCACCATCCCGCGGCACAGCAACATTGCTCAGAGCTATCGCCGCATGATCCAAACTAAGAGGCCTGCCAGCACAGCAGGTCTGCCCGCAGGTAAGACCCTGCAGGGAACTGCAAATGGCGCGGGGGGAGGCGGTTCTGCAGTCATCACGTCCGGGACGGCGACCATTCGCCGGACTCCTTCCTCGAAGACCGGAGTCAGACGCACGCCATCCACGTCTGGCCCCATCCCCATTCGACCACCCATTGTGCCTGTTAAGACCCCCACCGTGCCAGATTCTCCAGGGCTTCCCAGCCCATCCGTGCATCGTGTGGGCAGAGAGGAGATTCTGTACGACCCGTCTACTAGTGACTACACGAGAGCGTCTCCAAAGAGGATGAGCCTCCCAGACACAGCTTGGGGCTTTGGTGTAGGAGGGGTGGACAGGACTGTCGATGCCCAGCAGGTGCCTAGAATGGCTGCCCACGGAGTTGAAGAAGACCCTCTGGTCGCTGCCAACCGCCACAGCCTGGTGGAAAAGATAGGGGAACTGGCAGCGAGCGCCCACGCCCTCGGCGAGGACCAGTTTCCCTTCCGGAGCTCACTGCCAGGCGATCCGACTCCGCGCGCGCCTCAGGCGTCGACCTCGCAGACCCAAGAGGACAAGGATATGCTGGTGTTAATACGCCGGGGGGTGAGGCTCCGCAAAGCAGTGACTGACGACAGGTCAGCTCCCAGGATTCTACGGTAG
- the LOC137593747 gene encoding protein MTSS 2-like isoform X1 has protein sequence MESVEKECGALGGLFQAIVNDMKSSYPVWEDFCAKATKLHSQLRTTILAAVAFLDAFQKVADMATSSRGATRDVGSALTRMCMRHRSIEAKLRHFTNALMEGLVMPLQDRIEEWKKTANQLDKDHAKEYKRSRQEIKRKSLDTVKLQKKARKGRGNLRPQLDSAMQDVSDLYLLMEETEKQAVRRALLEERGRYCAFINMLQPMVNVEIAMLGEITHLQAIVDDLTLLTEDPHKLPAASEQVIRDLKGSDYSWSYQTPPSSPSSTGSRKSSMCSLLQMPSAGAHRLSSVSSHDSGFVSQDANTHSKPPSPMPSDIISQKSTSSASSEASETCQSVSECSSPTTFGSCSSFGTFRPAFSHTGTIRPLSVILPASPTFNHSSGPNTPSPTSKIPSWKDWAKSSSCEPSLASTVHRRMESVDKMEAPPSPLGYSGTQQDDPHRARIGTAAIAAKHGEPLSPAASTLAMVLTRGLSMEQQQKSSRDSLQYSSGYSTQTNTPSCSEDTIPSQGSDYECYSLNGDGDGEGQADFDKSSTIPRHSNIAQSYRRMIQTKRPASTAGLPAGKTLQGTANGAGGGGSAVITSGTATIRRTPSSKTGVRRTPSTSGPIPIRPPIVPVKTPTVPDSPGLPSPSVHRVGREEILYDPSTSDYTRASPKRMSLPDTAWGFGVGGVDRTVDAQQVPRMAAHGVEEDPLVAANRHSLVEKIGELAASAHALGEDQFPFRSSLPGDPTPRAPQASTSQTQEDKDMLVLIRRGVRLRKAVTDDRSAPRILR, from the exons ATGGAGTCTGTGGAGAAGGAGTGCGGAGCGCTGGGTGGATTATTCCAGGCCATCGTGAACGACATGAAG AGCTCTTATCCTGTGTGGGAAGACTTCTGCGCCAAGGCCACAAAACTGCACTCTCAACTCAG GACCACAATTCTGGCAGCAGTGGCATTTTTAGATGCCTTTCAGAAGGTGGCAGACATGGCTACCAGCTCAAGAG GCGCCACGAGGGACGTCGGCTCAGCTCTGACACGGATGTGCATGCGACACCGTAGCATTGAGGCAAAATTACGCCACTTTACCAA TGCTCTCATGGAAGGGCTGGTTATGCCACTTCAGGACAGGATAGAGGAATGGAAGAAGACGGCTAATCAGCTGGACAAAGATCACGCCAAAG AATACAAGAGATCCCGTCAAGAAATCAAAAGGAAGTCACTGGATACTGTAAAACTCCAGAAAAAAGCAAGGAAAG GCCGAGGGAACTTGCGCCCCCAGCTGGACAGTGCCATGCAGGACGTCAGCGACTTGTACCTGCTGATGGAGGAGACGGAGAAGCAGGCGGTGCGCAGAGCCCTGTTGGAGGAGAGGGGGCGCTACTGCGCATTTATTAACATGCTGCAGCCTATGGTG AATGTAGAGATTGCCATGCTGGGAGAGATAACACATCTGCAGGCCATTGTTGATGACCTCACTTTGCTGACTGAAGACCCACACAAGCTCCCAGCAGCCAGTGAGCAG GTGATTCGGGACCTCAAAGGCTCTGACTATAGCTGGTCCTACCAGACCCCTCCTTCTTCTCCCAGCAGCACTGGCTCCAGGAAGAGTAGCATGTGCAG TCTCCTCCAGATGCCGTCTGCTGGAGCCCATCGACTCAGCAGTGTGTCCTCCCATGACTCAGGCTTTGTGTCCCAGGATGCCAACACACACTCTAAGCCTCCGTCACCCATGccctctgacatcatcagtcaG AAATCAACAAGCTCAGCCTCCTCTGAGGCTTCAGAAACTTGCCAGTCTGTCAGCGAGTGCAGCTCTCCTACGACG TTTGGCTCATGCTCATCCTTTGGTACCTTTCGCCCTGCTTTCTCTCACACTGGCACCATCAGGCCTCTCTCTGTCATACTTCCTGCATCACCCACATTTAACCACTCCTCTGGACCCAACACCCCCTCTCCCACATCAAAGATTCCTAGCTGGaag gactGGGCCAAATCAAGCTCGTGTGAGCCATCATTGGCCAGCACCGTTCATCGTCGGATGGAGTCTGTGGATAAAATGGAAGCACCACCCAGTCCACTGGGGTATTCTGGGACACAACAAGATGATCCTCATAGAGCGAGAATTGGCACAGCAGCCATTGCAGCCAAG CATGGTGAGCCCCTGTCTCCAGCAGCCAGTACTCTAGCTATGGTTCTGACCAGAGGTTTGAgcatggagcagcagcagaagagcAGCAGGGACTCTCTGCAGTACTCCAGCGGCTACAGCACTCAGACCAACACCCCGTCTTGCTCTGAGGACACCATACCCTCACAAG GGTCTGATTATGAGTGCTACTCCCTCAATGGAGATGGTGACGGTGAGGGACAGGCAGATTTTGACAAGTCCTCCACCATCCCGCGGCACAGCAACATTGCTCAGAGCTATCGCCGCATGATCCAAACTAAGAGGCCTGCCAGCACAGCAGGTCTGCCCGCAGGTAAGACCCTGCAGGGAACTGCAAATGGCGCGGGGGGAGGCGGTTCTGCAGTCATCACGTCCGGGACGGCGACCATTCGCCGGACTCCTTCCTCGAAGACCGGAGTCAGACGCACGCCATCCACGTCTGGCCCCATCCCCATTCGACCACCCATTGTGCCTGTTAAGACCCCCACCGTGCCAGATTCTCCAGGGCTTCCCAGCCCATCCGTGCATCGTGTGGGCAGAGAGGAGATTCTGTACGACCCGTCTACTAGTGACTACACGAGAGCGTCTCCAAAGAGGATGAGCCTCCCAGACACAGCTTGGGGCTTTGGTGTAGGAGGGGTGGACAGGACTGTCGATGCCCAGCAGGTGCCTAGAATGGCTGCCCACGGAGTTGAAGAAGACCCTCTGGTCGCTGCCAACCGCCACAGCCTGGTGGAAAAGATAGGGGAACTGGCAGCGAGCGCCCACGCCCTCGGCGAGGACCAGTTTCCCTTCCGGAGCTCACTGCCAGGCGATCCGACTCCGCGCGCGCCTCAGGCGTCGACCTCGCAGACCCAAGAGGACAAGGATATGCTGGTGTTAATACGCCGGGGGGTGAGGCTCCGCAAAGCAGTGACTGACGACAGGTCAGCTCCCAGGATTCTACGGTAG